A genomic window from Cytobacillus suaedae includes:
- a CDS encoding FAD-dependent oxidoreductase, which produces MYDILVIGAGPAGASAALFAAKSGKKTLVLDNDKSMTKRAWVENHYGVKEISGPDLIETGKQQVQKFGGEIVQAEATNIEKKGEGFTVETDNGSFETKHIIFATGIGVDLAEKIGLNTKSGTEPRIKTVLDVDGDGRTSIEGIWGAGTVAGLSVHTIITAGHGAHVAINVISELNGERYVDHDVLK; this is translated from the coding sequence ATGTATGACATTCTAGTTATCGGCGCTGGACCTGCAGGTGCAAGTGCTGCTCTATTTGCTGCGAAGTCTGGTAAAAAAACTCTAGTATTAGACAATGATAAAAGTATGACTAAACGAGCTTGGGTTGAAAATCATTATGGTGTAAAAGAAATTTCTGGTCCAGATTTGATTGAAACTGGGAAACAACAAGTTCAAAAGTTTGGTGGGGAGATTGTCCAAGCTGAGGCGACAAACATTGAGAAGAAAGGTGAAGGCTTCACTGTTGAGACAGACAATGGAAGCTTTGAGACTAAACATATTATCTTCGCAACTGGTATAGGTGTTGATTTAGCTGAAAAAATCGGCTTAAATACTAAGTCAGGTACTGAGCCTAGAATAAAAACTGTATTAGACGTAGATGGTGATGGTAGAACCAGCATTGAGGGTATTTGGGGTGCTGGTACTGTAGCAGGATTAAGTGTTCATACGATCATCACAGCTGGTCACGGTGCACATGTTGCAATCAATGTTATTAGCGAACTAAATGGCGAACGTTATGTTGATCATGATGTGTTAAAATAA
- a CDS encoding sigma-70 family RNA polymerase sigma factor: MNTLHEIRQKDDQLEDIMNRFGEEIKRLIFSFTKNWTVTEDLTQEVFVSVYLNLDGFREESHIKTWVYRIAINKSKDYLRSWAYRKMVITDSFKQENDYLHEQPDVLLVKNFENQQLFEQVMMLPMKYREVIILFYLKELSIEEVGEVLQLNTSTVKTRLKRGRDKLKNSYIVEGGNHNGIKA; encoded by the coding sequence ATGAATACACTACATGAAATCCGACAAAAAGATGACCAGTTAGAGGACATTATGAATAGATTCGGAGAAGAAATAAAAAGATTAATCTTTAGTTTTACAAAAAATTGGACGGTAACAGAGGATTTAACTCAAGAAGTATTTGTGTCCGTCTATCTCAATTTAGATGGTTTTAGAGAAGAGTCTCATATTAAAACTTGGGTTTATCGAATTGCGATTAACAAATCAAAAGATTACTTACGTAGTTGGGCATACCGAAAAATGGTGATTACGGATTCTTTTAAACAGGAAAATGACTATCTCCATGAACAACCAGATGTTCTCCTCGTAAAAAACTTTGAAAATCAACAGCTATTTGAGCAAGTGATGATGCTCCCAATGAAGTATAGAGAAGTTATTATCTTATTTTACTTGAAAGAACTATCCATTGAAGAAGTGGGGGAGGTCCTTCAACTTAACACCTCAACTGTAAAAACAAGGCTAAAACGAGGTAGGGATAAGCTGAAAAATAGTTATATCGTAGAAGGAGGCAATCACAATGGAATCAAAGCTTAA
- a CDS encoding aspartyl-phosphate phosphatase Spo0E family protein — translation MLSSIIEDLRRRLYEVSKEHGIASNKLLELSREFEQYTNFYHRVNTKSYNPFSPDAKVHSNAIQNILEVANKEKLQLPSFIINDKKFFEEAWFQMDLVNYLLFYIEKNHGKDAVEYIGAQVPKHCFLPDSIQYFKDSIQTLDNAFHLNHKSSKFIGEYLPYMDTKNEVVLFCNTPYYPAHFNLGLVKGLATKFNSPLKIALLDEENGGQFKISV, via the coding sequence ATGTTAAGTTCGATTATTGAAGATTTACGAAGACGTTTGTATGAAGTTAGTAAGGAACACGGAATTGCGTCTAATAAACTATTAGAATTAAGCCGAGAGTTTGAGCAATATACAAACTTTTATCATAGAGTAAACACAAAATCTTACAATCCTTTTTCTCCAGATGCTAAGGTGCACTCCAATGCCATTCAAAATATCCTTGAGGTAGCAAACAAAGAAAAATTACAGTTACCTTCGTTTATAATAAATGATAAAAAGTTTTTTGAAGAAGCCTGGTTTCAAATGGACCTTGTAAATTATCTCTTATTCTACATAGAAAAGAATCACGGAAAAGATGCCGTAGAATACATAGGAGCACAGGTTCCTAAGCATTGTTTTTTACCTGATTCTATTCAATACTTTAAAGATTCAATTCAAACCTTAGACAATGCTTTTCATTTAAACCATAAAAGTAGTAAGTTTATTGGTGAATACCTCCCCTATATGGATACTAAAAATGAAGTTGTGCTTTTCTGTAACACCCCTTATTATCCTGCTCATTTTAACCTTGGCTTAGTAAAAGGGTTAGCTACTAAGTTTAATTCTCCGTTAAAAATCGCTCTATTGGATGAAGAAAACGGAGGTCAGTTTAAAATAAGTGTATAA
- a CDS encoding redoxin domain-containing protein gives MHDNFELLNDIDANMYIISADKPEEQAELYNGIEESFGFSLPFISDPEFKIIDPFNMRDNDVPYRGYALLDTEGNFVFHTVNDHWGEELEKTVAEIKEELEGLK, from the coding sequence TTGCATGATAACTTTGAATTATTAAATGATATTGATGCTAACATGTATATCATAAGTGCCGATAAACCTGAGGAACAAGCTGAGCTTTATAACGGAATAGAAGAATCTTTTGGTTTTAGTTTACCTTTTATTTCAGACCCTGAATTTAAAATCATTGACCCATTTAACATGAGAGATAACGATGTACCCTATAGAGGCTATGCTCTACTAGATACAGAAGGCAATTTTGTGTTTCACACGGTGAACGATCACTGGGGCGAAGAACTTGAGAAAACAGTTGCTGAAATTAAAGAAGAATTAGAAGGATTAAAATAA
- a CDS encoding winged helix-turn-helix transcriptional regulator → MNPSILCPRFEIAMKIVSTRWNGLIVFSLLSGTQRFSSMEASLPISGRLLSERLKELEKEGIVHREVIPETPVRIEYSLTEKGRALEPIITEIQTWSQEWITDEDIERSNR, encoded by the coding sequence ATAAATCCATCTATATTATGCCCTAGATTTGAAATTGCCATGAAAATAGTAAGCACCCGTTGGAATGGATTGATTGTTTTTTCACTTCTTTCCGGCACACAGCGGTTTAGTTCAATGGAAGCATCTTTGCCTATAAGTGGAAGACTTCTATCTGAAAGACTAAAAGAACTTGAAAAAGAAGGAATTGTTCATCGCGAAGTTATTCCTGAAACACCTGTGCGAATTGAATACTCATTGACTGAAAAGGGACGCGCTTTAGAACCTATCATTACGGAGATTCAAACTTGGTCACAAGAGTGGATAACAGATGAAGATATTGAAAGGAGTAACCGATGA
- a CDS encoding GTP cyclohydrolase II, producing the protein MNSSKLDANTLTILEKKIKLIKSAKGAIYLVGPIKLPVTLAGKTVIFQWYCWLQCNEVTENYQRIIEKLSSVNLAELQQSSVLVYGDFENDEDALIRMHSICHTGDIFGSKRCDCGYQLDQSLQMIVEHGSGALFYLANHEGRGIGLFSKAMAYVLQENGYDTVEANLKLGFVDDSRNYDDAILVLKELRSKPVTLITNNPRKVEALKSAGMDLSGRTPLWGDISEFNEKYLKTKVVRSGHLK; encoded by the coding sequence ATGAACAGTAGCAAACTTGACGCAAATACCCTAACTATATTAGAGAAAAAAATAAAACTTATCAAATCAGCAAAAGGTGCTATCTACTTAGTAGGACCTATTAAACTTCCAGTAACACTTGCTGGAAAAACGGTTATTTTTCAGTGGTATTGTTGGTTGCAATGCAATGAAGTAACCGAAAATTATCAACGTATTATTGAAAAGCTTTCTTCCGTTAATTTAGCTGAACTTCAGCAATCAAGTGTTCTAGTATATGGTGATTTTGAAAATGATGAAGATGCTCTTATACGAATGCACTCAATATGTCATACCGGTGATATTTTTGGAAGCAAACGTTGTGACTGTGGATACCAATTAGATCAAAGCTTACAAATGATCGTTGAACACGGTTCTGGTGCTTTATTCTATTTAGCAAATCACGAAGGTAGAGGTATTGGCCTATTCAGTAAAGCAATGGCCTATGTTCTTCAAGAAAATGGGTATGATACGGTTGAAGCAAACCTAAAGCTCGGATTTGTTGATGATTCTAGAAACTACGATGACGCCATTCTTGTCCTTAAGGAACTAAGATCAAAACCAGTGACATTAATTACAAACAATCCTCGAAAAGTGGAGGCTCTAAAAAGTGCTGGAATGGATTTATCTGGACGTACACCACTTTGGGGAGATATTTCTGAGTTTAACGAAAAATATCTAAAAACAAAAGTCGTTAGGTCAGGACACTTAAAGTAA
- a CDS encoding helix-turn-helix transcriptional regulator — MQNRLKKKRSEKNITQEQLSELVGVSRQTIISLENGKYNPSLELAFKLAKAFGCQIEDIFTFQEGE; from the coding sequence ATTCAAAATCGATTAAAGAAAAAAAGATCAGAAAAAAACATTACCCAGGAGCAATTATCAGAATTAGTTGGCGTTTCAAGGCAAACCATTATTTCGTTAGAAAATGGGAAGTACAATCCATCATTGGAGTTAGCTTTTAAATTAGCTAAAGCGTTTGGTTGTCAAATTGAGGACATTTTTACTTTTCAGGAAGGGGAGTAA
- a CDS encoding FAD-dependent oxidoreductase, giving the protein MEFMDDHHEKVLLQNKDKINNLSPTIAIVGGGLAGLTCAYRLALKGIKFTIFEGNNRLGGRCWTNREIFHNGQFVERGGELIDSKHSDILSLIKELGLEVDDIIASEKTNTSPIYYFKGENLYNPLQMKLQEVAQKLHTEYQLAEFPVLYRGYTKHALNLDQMSVYDWIQQNVEGGIESSIGQLLCVAYTIEHGTDCSQQSALNLVQFFAEEKNQQFSVLGNTDLRYRVSGGNDLIIKKLKEQLVHHIKHNYALQSIKKNANQTYSLNFINNGISKEIIVDKVVLAIPFSVIASSVDITNADFKPLKVAAIKELGMGRNSKIHFQFAQRLWEMYECNGTTYSNLPFQITSDSSRGQEGPGILVQISGGSRVENVGRMGKSAYSRKVLEELEQVFPGLQDTYIGKYCMDLWAEGKWARGSYSFRKVGQFTKFAGVEMEREGSCYFAGEHTSLQFQGYMNGAVESGNRVALEIVRDLTN; this is encoded by the coding sequence TTGGAATTTATGGATGATCATCATGAAAAAGTACTTTTACAAAATAAAGACAAGATAAATAACTTATCTCCTACGATAGCCATTGTTGGCGGTGGGTTAGCGGGGCTTACTTGTGCATACCGTTTGGCTCTTAAAGGAATTAAATTCACTATTTTTGAAGGAAACAATCGTTTAGGTGGGAGATGTTGGACTAATCGAGAAATTTTTCATAATGGTCAGTTTGTGGAACGCGGTGGAGAATTAATTGATTCTAAACACTCTGACATTCTTTCATTAATAAAAGAACTTGGGCTGGAAGTAGATGATATCATTGCGTCTGAGAAAACAAATACTTCCCCTATTTACTATTTTAAAGGTGAAAATCTATACAATCCTCTACAAATGAAGTTACAAGAAGTCGCTCAAAAACTACATACGGAGTATCAGTTAGCTGAGTTCCCTGTCCTTTACCGTGGTTATACAAAGCATGCTTTAAATCTTGACCAGATGTCTGTTTATGACTGGATACAACAAAATGTTGAAGGTGGAATAGAATCTAGTATTGGGCAACTTTTATGTGTCGCCTATACCATTGAGCATGGTACTGATTGTTCCCAACAAAGTGCATTAAATTTAGTGCAATTTTTTGCGGAGGAAAAGAATCAACAATTTTCTGTATTAGGAAATACTGACTTAAGATACAGGGTAAGTGGAGGTAACGATTTAATTATAAAAAAACTTAAGGAGCAACTTGTCCATCATATAAAACATAATTATGCATTACAATCAATTAAGAAAAATGCGAATCAAACCTATTCATTGAACTTTATAAACAATGGAATATCTAAGGAAATAATAGTAGATAAAGTAGTATTAGCGATTCCCTTTTCTGTTATAGCATCCTCGGTTGACATTACTAATGCAGATTTTAAACCTTTAAAAGTGGCAGCGATTAAGGAATTAGGAATGGGGCGAAATTCAAAAATACATTTCCAGTTTGCACAACGGCTCTGGGAAATGTATGAATGTAATGGAACTACGTACTCGAATTTACCATTTCAAATTACATCAGACAGCTCTAGAGGACAGGAAGGTCCAGGAATTCTCGTACAAATTTCTGGTGGTAGTAGAGTTGAAAATGTAGGAAGAATGGGTAAAAGTGCTTACAGTAGAAAGGTTTTAGAAGAATTAGAGCAGGTTTTTCCGGGGCTACAAGACACTTATATAGGAAAGTATTGTATGGACCTATGGGCAGAAGGTAAGTGGGCTAGAGGCTCGTATTCTTTTCGAAAAGTAGGTCAGTTTACAAAGTTTGCTGGTGTCGAAATGGAACGAGAAGGCAGCTGTTACTTTGCAGGTGAACATACCTCCCTTCAATTCCAAGGCTATATGAATGGAGCTGTGGAAAGTGGTAACCGAGTTGCTTTAGAAATAGTCAGAGATCTTACTAATTAA
- a CDS encoding AI-2E family transporter has translation MIKNKFQFWTLQILILVTILYLSTKITFLFEPVVVFVTTLFFPIIISGFLFFLLNPMVRLLQKWKIPRILSILIMYIVFIGVVVLVISILAPLISNQFGQLVRDLPLYAEQTMKLMDDLSKTPQFNWFMTQTYVPISEIEQELIRLANSLPDMASQAIANIFGLIANVTITIITVPFLLFYMLKDGHKFPIAVSKFFPSSIRKEAIDTLKDTSETLAAYIQGQILVALFVGTLAFIGYLIIDLPYALVMAMIVAVTNIIPYVGPFLGGAPAVIIGFFVSPTTALLVIVVIVIAQQVEGNLLSPLILGKRLDTHPATIIILLLVAGNLAGVLGMILAIPTYAVLKTVVLNTARLLKARKEILQEAKLK, from the coding sequence TTGATTAAAAATAAGTTTCAATTTTGGACGCTACAAATTTTGATATTAGTAACCATTTTATATTTATCGACAAAGATCACATTCTTATTTGAACCTGTCGTAGTTTTTGTAACAACATTGTTTTTTCCTATAATCATTTCTGGTTTTTTGTTTTTCTTATTGAACCCAATGGTACGTCTATTGCAGAAGTGGAAAATCCCAAGAATTCTATCTATTCTTATCATGTACATTGTTTTTATTGGGGTCGTTGTTTTAGTTATCAGTATTCTAGCCCCATTAATATCCAATCAATTCGGGCAGCTAGTTAGAGATTTGCCACTTTATGCAGAACAGACAATGAAACTAATGGATGATCTGTCAAAAACGCCACAGTTTAATTGGTTTATGACTCAAACCTATGTACCAATCAGTGAAATCGAACAGGAGCTTATTCGCCTAGCGAATTCTTTGCCGGATATGGCGTCACAAGCCATTGCAAATATATTTGGTTTAATTGCAAACGTAACAATCACTATTATTACCGTCCCATTCCTATTGTTTTATATGTTGAAAGATGGTCATAAATTTCCGATTGCGGTCTCTAAGTTTTTTCCTAGTTCTATTCGTAAAGAAGCCATTGATACATTAAAAGACACAAGTGAAACGTTGGCAGCCTATATTCAAGGACAAATTCTTGTGGCCTTATTTGTAGGAACCCTAGCATTTATAGGTTACCTAATTATTGACTTGCCGTATGCTTTAGTAATGGCAATGATTGTTGCGGTAACCAATATTATTCCTTATGTAGGTCCTTTTTTAGGGGGAGCACCCGCAGTTATTATTGGATTTTTTGTTTCACCAACGACAGCGCTCTTAGTAATAGTTGTTATTGTAATCGCCCAACAGGTGGAAGGAAACCTTCTTTCTCCACTTATATTAGGAAAACGATTAGATACACACCCAGCAACAATTATCATTCTATTATTAGTTGCAGGGAACTTAGCTGGTGTTTTGGGAATGATTCTTGCCATTCCGACCTATGCTGTGCTAAAGACGGTGGTGCTAAATACAGCCCGTTTATTAAAAGCAAGGAAAGAAATTCTCCAGGAAGCTAAACTAAAATAG
- a CDS encoding phosphotransferase → MMKLSTMKKVVATVDQDWRSSFAEQLLEKWGFDEKEVYYFRGSANFIFMFKRENQWYFLRCNESTERNIKDYQTELQILQYLEESSISISKPVKSEDGNLIETIFTELGTFHCVVFEGLKGEQVELEALDEEGYYSWGKALGQLHKAFKTIPQELKDSRPSWRNHIQFIKDTVPSDESALYKELSEVEKWLTSLQVSEETFGLIHYDFELDNLKWNENGIGILDFDDCVQHWYVADIAYALRDLFEKDIDINHPSFKQFMNGYISETSIDFNLLEDLAWFMRLHNLTTFAKIFRSVDLIEGESNPQWLSDLKNKFELKLESYRNSF, encoded by the coding sequence ATGATGAAGCTAAGTACAATGAAAAAAGTTGTAGCCACAGTTGATCAGGATTGGAGAAGTTCTTTCGCTGAACAACTTTTAGAAAAATGGGGTTTTGATGAAAAAGAGGTTTATTATTTTCGTGGAAGTGCGAACTTCATCTTTATGTTTAAAAGGGAAAATCAATGGTATTTTCTAAGGTGTAATGAGTCTACAGAAAGAAACATCAAGGATTACCAAACTGAATTACAAATTCTTCAGTATCTTGAAGAGTCTTCTATCTCCATTTCTAAGCCGGTGAAGTCAGAGGATGGAAACCTAATTGAAACAATATTTACAGAACTAGGAACCTTCCATTGTGTGGTCTTTGAAGGATTAAAAGGTGAACAAGTGGAGCTTGAGGCTCTCGACGAGGAAGGCTATTATTCCTGGGGGAAAGCTCTTGGTCAGCTACATAAAGCCTTCAAAACGATTCCACAGGAATTAAAGGATAGTCGTCCAAGTTGGCGTAATCACATTCAGTTCATAAAGGACACTGTACCTAGTGATGAAAGTGCTTTGTACAAAGAATTATCTGAGGTAGAGAAATGGTTGACTAGTTTACAAGTTTCAGAAGAAACATTTGGGCTCATCCATTATGATTTTGAGTTAGATAATCTCAAATGGAATGAGAATGGGATCGGGATTCTTGACTTTGATGATTGTGTACAGCATTGGTATGTTGCAGATATCGCCTATGCACTTCGGGATTTATTTGAAAAGGATATTGATATTAATCACCCATCCTTTAAGCAATTTATGAATGGTTATATATCTGAGACAAGCATTGATTTCAATTTATTGGAGGATCTAGCTTGGTTTATGAGGCTCCATAACCTCACTACTTTTGCAAAGATTTTTCGATCAGTTGACCTTATAGAAGGTGAATCTAACCCACAATGGTTATCTGATTTAAAGAACAAGTTTGAGTTAAAGCTTGAGAGCTATAGAAATTCCTTTTAA
- a CDS encoding ABC transporter permease subunit: MKVLKEMVKLIFIYLLVITCIILFVLVPRTPNLEVGKGWGGVINYDYSFSFEEYKNNVLGYLSRVVETKSLGPTKWKTRSVEDELLKFVPKSMLVVFTGLILCLFFGILKGIYDYRNINTKQNFLGSGTTWLFQSIPDYFIVICVIWIVFFKMPFTILGDEGWYKFIAPGILVAIAPTFYVARITSVSLLSQKDEPHIMVAFSKGFTEKLVLYRHMFKPCITNVSGYLPSVMVFLLSNLLVVEYLLAYEGAAYRLFSSIGYSNFISPFMLARKVDESGLVIGISICFLMFVMVAHVISRLIKLKFEPK, translated from the coding sequence ATGAAGGTATTAAAGGAAATGGTAAAGCTTATTTTTATTTATTTGCTAGTTATTACATGTATCATCCTTTTTGTTTTAGTACCAAGGACACCAAACCTTGAGGTCGGCAAAGGTTGGGGAGGAGTAATCAATTATGATTACTCGTTTAGCTTTGAAGAATATAAGAACAATGTGCTTGGATACCTATCTAGAGTGGTAGAGACAAAAAGTCTTGGTCCTACAAAGTGGAAAACGAGAAGCGTTGAAGATGAGTTGCTGAAGTTTGTCCCAAAAAGCATGCTTGTTGTATTTACAGGACTAATCCTTTGTTTATTCTTTGGTATATTAAAAGGGATATATGACTATCGAAATATCAACACAAAACAGAACTTCCTGGGTAGTGGCACTACTTGGCTGTTTCAATCTATCCCTGATTATTTTATCGTCATCTGTGTTATTTGGATTGTCTTCTTTAAGATGCCTTTTACTATTTTAGGAGATGAAGGTTGGTATAAGTTTATTGCACCAGGAATATTAGTTGCGATTGCCCCTACGTTCTATGTTGCGAGAATTACGTCAGTATCCTTACTTAGTCAAAAAGATGAACCTCATATTATGGTGGCTTTTTCGAAGGGTTTTACTGAAAAACTAGTACTCTATCGGCACATGTTCAAGCCGTGTATAACTAATGTATCCGGGTACCTTCCTTCGGTTATGGTTTTCTTATTGTCTAACTTGTTAGTTGTTGAGTATTTATTAGCCTATGAGGGAGCAGCATACCGCTTATTTTCATCAATCGGTTACTCAAATTTTATTAGTCCATTTATGCTTGCAAGAAAGGTTGATGAAAGTGGGTTAGTAATTGGTATTAGTATTTGCTTTTTGATGTTCGTTATGGTTGCCCATGTTATTAGTCGACTAATCAAATTGAAGTTTGAGCCAAAATAA
- a CDS encoding ABC transporter permease, protein MKQNRLLIMGTIMITILLLITIIGPHIPYIKNEIDEGSRIRFGENNVIMTAPFSPEDQFPFGTDREGRDLLSVLIVGAKDTLLMMLVICVIRYFIGIPLGLLASRGKGFFSWIVSSWNHIFSSIPIIFSAMILLSIPVLVMHEFRFYWSILILALIEVGKVAYIVQEETRGILKKPYIEAGITVGMHPIRQLTSNILPNIFPAIVVNFFIDIGRTALLIGQMGIFGIFISQVFVQTGSLVAEMMNTSLNWLTLLGQARNDMLKAFWIPFYTCLAITFTVFTFNILGEGLRRHFDRRSA, encoded by the coding sequence ATGAAACAGAACCGGTTATTAATAATGGGGACTATTATGATTACAATTTTATTACTAATTACCATTATTGGACCTCATATTCCATATATAAAAAATGAGATAGATGAAGGGAGTCGGATACGATTTGGGGAAAATAACGTTATTATGACAGCTCCATTTTCTCCAGAAGATCAATTTCCTTTTGGGACAGATCGTGAGGGCCGAGATTTGTTAAGTGTTCTTATTGTTGGTGCAAAGGATACTCTTCTTATGATGCTTGTGATTTGTGTTATTCGATATTTTATAGGAATTCCCTTAGGTTTGTTAGCATCAAGAGGGAAGGGTTTTTTCTCATGGATTGTCTCCTCATGGAATCATATTTTTTCGAGTATTCCTATTATCTTTTCAGCTATGATTCTACTAAGTATTCCTGTACTTGTTATGCATGAATTTCGATTTTATTGGTCTATTCTTATTCTAGCTTTAATAGAGGTTGGAAAAGTTGCTTATATCGTTCAAGAAGAAACAAGAGGGATTCTTAAAAAGCCTTACATTGAAGCAGGCATAACCGTTGGAATGCATCCTATAAGACAGTTAACTTCAAATATATTACCGAACATCTTTCCGGCCATTGTCGTTAATTTCTTTATCGATATTGGTCGCACAGCCTTATTGATTGGACAAATGGGGATTTTTGGGATATTTATTTCTCAAGTCTTTGTACAAACGGGTTCTTTAGTAGCGGAAATGATGAATACAAGCTTAAACTGGTTAACTTTACTAGGGCAGGCTCGAAATGATATGCTAAAAGCCTTTTGGATTCCATTTTATACGTGTTTGGCAATTACCTTTACAGTCTTTACCTTTAATATCTTGGGAGAAGGACTTAGAAGACATTTTGATCGACGATCGGCATAA
- a CDS encoding PaaI family thioesterase — translation MDHNYINNPFDEFMGCQYERVSDTNIKVTMPIQPLFLNTIGVVHGGIISTLADIAMGNTTKTTGNKQSVVTVDIKTSFLKGATGDFLVADAHLIKKGRTLNHVDCYIYDENNVLVARASGIFANTK, via the coding sequence ATGGATCATAATTATATTAATAATCCCTTCGATGAGTTTATGGGATGTCAGTATGAAAGAGTGAGTGATACAAATATAAAGGTTACCATGCCTATACAGCCATTATTTTTAAATACAATTGGTGTTGTACATGGGGGAATTATTTCTACCCTTGCCGATATTGCGATGGGGAATACAACAAAAACTACAGGTAATAAACAATCGGTCGTTACTGTAGATATTAAGACTTCCTTCTTAAAAGGTGCAACTGGGGATTTTTTGGTTGCTGATGCTCATCTTATAAAGAAAGGCCGAACGTTAAACCACGTAGACTGTTATATTTATGATGAAAATAACGTGCTAGTAGCAAGAGCAAGTGGTATTTTTGCAAATACGAAATGA
- a CDS encoding HNH endonuclease — MEVCELCGRDEVATTIHHLLPKEMGGTFGATANLCIPCHKQIHALYTNGEIAARLTTIRELREDEQLASFIKWIRKQPATKLMKIRKSNERKRKGR, encoded by the coding sequence ATGGAAGTATGTGAGTTATGCGGAAGAGATGAAGTTGCGACGACAATCCACCATTTGTTACCTAAAGAAATGGGGGGCACATTTGGTGCTACAGCTAACTTATGTATCCCGTGTCATAAACAAATACATGCCCTCTACACCAATGGTGAAATCGCAGCCCGTTTAACAACAATCCGGGAATTACGGGAAGATGAACAACTTGCAAGCTTTATTAAGTGGATCCGAAAACAACCAGCAACCAAACTTATGAAAATTCGTAAGTCAAATGAGCGGAAACGTAAAGGAAGATAA
- a CDS encoding GNAT family N-acetyltransferase — protein MENEVMVEQVVKIEDYVDELSELLIQVVGDGASIGFLPPLKMEEAKCYWEGVLQSDCILFITKVNQEIAGTVQLHLCMKENGRHRAEVAKLMTHPGFRRMGLGRQLMEVLEDKAKRDGRTLLVLDTREGDPSNRLYQAMDYVEAGKIPNYAKSANGDYHSTIYYYKELKVT, from the coding sequence ATGGAGAACGAGGTAATGGTTGAACAAGTTGTTAAAATTGAAGATTACGTGGACGAGCTTTCTGAACTACTAATACAAGTTGTCGGTGATGGAGCCTCAATTGGTTTCCTGCCACCTTTAAAAATGGAAGAAGCGAAGTGCTATTGGGAAGGTGTCCTTCAATCCGATTGTATCTTATTCATTACCAAGGTAAATCAAGAGATTGCTGGAACTGTTCAACTTCATTTATGTATGAAAGAAAACGGACGTCATCGAGCAGAAGTGGCCAAATTAATGACACATCCTGGGTTTCGTCGAATGGGGCTTGGTCGTCAGTTGATGGAAGTGCTTGAAGATAAGGCGAAAAGAGATGGAAGAACACTACTTGTTCTCGATACAAGAGAAGGTGATCCATCTAACCGTCTTTATCAAGCAATGGACTACGTGGAAGCAGGGAAAATCCCTAATTATGCCAAATCAGCAAATGGTGACTATCATTCTACAATTTATTATTATAAAGAATTAAAAGTAACCTGA
- a CDS encoding 8-oxo-dGTP diphosphatase, whose product MTETINYKLWTMCMIQDGDKVLLMDRQHDHFKGFIPPGGKVEFPESIVEGAIREVKEETGLKVSNLIFKGLYEYVNPTTKDRYMIFNYLSNDFSGELLENPPEGKLVWVSIKEAMDLPMQQSIKRRFPLFFEEGTFEIQVQWNHEKNEEGKVSIVKV is encoded by the coding sequence ATGACTGAGACTATAAACTATAAACTCTGGACAATGTGTATGATTCAGGATGGCGATAAGGTATTGTTAATGGATCGTCAACATGATCATTTTAAAGGATTCATACCCCCAGGTGGAAAGGTTGAGTTCCCGGAAAGTATTGTTGAAGGAGCTATTCGTGAAGTAAAAGAAGAGACAGGTCTTAAGGTGAGTAACCTTATATTCAAAGGCTTATATGAATACGTTAACCCTACTACCAAGGACCGTTACATGATTTTTAATTACTTATCAAATGATTTCAGTGGGGAGTTGCTTGAAAATCCACCAGAAGGAAAGTTGGTCTGGGTATCGATTAAAGAGGCAATGGATTTACCTATGCAACAATCTATTAAACGAAGATTTCCTTTATTTTTTGAAGAGGGGACATTTGAAATTCAGGTACAGTGGAACCATGAAAAGAATGAAGAAGGAAAGGTTAGCATAGTGAAAGTGTGA